Proteins co-encoded in one Dasypus novemcinctus isolate mDasNov1 chromosome 18, mDasNov1.1.hap2, whole genome shotgun sequence genomic window:
- the LOC101444337 gene encoding galactoside alpha-(1,2)-fucosyltransferase 2 isoform X3 yields the protein MLSAQVPFSFPAVHFLLFVFMTSTIFHLQQRLVKIQPMQELPGPVTQSPTTSHQLRGMWTVNVQGRLGNQMGEYATLYALAKANGRPAFIPAQLHSTLAPIFRITLPVLHADVASRIPWKNYHLNDWMEEEYRHIPGKYVRLTGYPCSWTFYHHLRDEILREFSLHEHVREEAQAFLRGLRVNGSRPGTFVGVHVRRGDYVHVMPKVWRGVVADQGYLRQALGWFRARYGSPVFVVTSNGMAWCRENIDASRGDVVFAGDGIESSPAKDFALLTQCNHTVMTIGTFGIWAAYLAGGNTVYLANYTLPDSAFLKVFKPEAAFLPEWVGIAADLSPLLKH from the coding sequence ATGCTCAGCGCTCAGGTACCCTTCTCCTTCCCTGCAGTCCACTTCCTTCTCTTTGTCTTCATGACTTCCACCATATTTCACCTTCAGCAGCGGCTAGTCAAGATTCAGCCAATGCAGGAGCTACCAGGGCCGGTGACGCAGAGCCCCACCACCAGCCACCAGCTCAGGGGCATGTGGACGGTCAACGTGCAGGGCCGCCTGGGCAACCAGATGGGCGAGTACGCCACGCTGTACGCACTGGCCAAGGCCAACGGGCGGCCCGCCTTCATCCCTGCGCAGCTGCACAGCACCCTGGCGCCCATCTTCAGGATCACCCTCCCCGTCCTGCACGCCGACGTGGCCAGCAGGATCCCCTGGAAGAACTACCACCTGAACGACTGGATGGAGGAGGAGTACCGCCACATCCCGGGCAAGTACGTCCGCCTCACGGGCTACCCCTGCTCCTGGACCTTCTACCACCACCTGCGCGACGAGATCCTGCGGGAGTTCAGCCTGCACGAGCACGTGCGCGAGGAGGCCCAGGCCTTCCTGCGGGGCCTGCGGGTGAACGGGAGCCGGCCAGGCACCTTCGTGGGGGTGCACGTGCGCCGGGGGGACTACGTCCACGTCATGCCCAAGGTGTGGAGGGGCGTGGTGGCCGACCAGGGCTACCTgcgccaggccctgggctggttCCGGGCCCGCTACGGCTCCCCGGTCTTCGTGGTCACCAGCAACGGCATGGCCTGGTGTCGCGAGAACATCGACGCCTCCCGCGGCGACGTGGTATTTGCCGGCGACGGTATTGAGAGTTCACCTGCCAAGGACTTTGCGCTGCTCACACAGTGCAACCACACCGTCATGACCATCGGCACGTTTGGCATCTGGGCCGCCTATCTCGCTGGTGGAAACACCGTCTACCTGGCCAATTACACCCTCCCAGACTCTGCCTTTCTCAAAGTCTTTAAGCCAGAGGCAGCTTTCTTGCCAGAGTGGGTAGGGATCGCGGCTGACTTATCCCCACTGCTCAAGCACTGA
- the LOC101444337 gene encoding galactoside alpha-(1,2)-fucosyltransferase 2 isoform X2, whose amino-acid sequence MVRSVEISWALNKETKPQRERAELDWELPCRPRPTPCRRDQQRLVKIQPMQELPGPVTQSPTTSHQLRGMWTVNVQGRLGNQMGEYATLYALAKANGRPAFIPAQLHSTLAPIFRITLPVLHADVASRIPWKNYHLNDWMEEEYRHIPGKYVRLTGYPCSWTFYHHLRDEILREFSLHEHVREEAQAFLRGLRVNGSRPGTFVGVHVRRGDYVHVMPKVWRGVVADQGYLRQALGWFRARYGSPVFVVTSNGMAWCRENIDASRGDVVFAGDGIESSPAKDFALLTQCNHTVMTIGTFGIWAAYLAGGNTVYLANYTLPDSAFLKVFKPEAAFLPEWVGIAADLSPLLKH is encoded by the exons ATGGTCCGGTCCGTAGAAATTTCTTGGGCCTTAAATAAAGAGAccaagccccagagagagagagctgaGCTGGACTGGGAGCTACCCTGCCGCCCACGGCCCACTCCCTGCAGGCGGGACCAG CAGCGGCTAGTCAAGATTCAGCCAATGCAGGAGCTACCAGGGCCGGTGACGCAGAGCCCCACCACCAGCCACCAGCTCAGGGGCATGTGGACGGTCAACGTGCAGGGCCGCCTGGGCAACCAGATGGGCGAGTACGCCACGCTGTACGCACTGGCCAAGGCCAACGGGCGGCCCGCCTTCATCCCTGCGCAGCTGCACAGCACCCTGGCGCCCATCTTCAGGATCACCCTCCCCGTCCTGCACGCCGACGTGGCCAGCAGGATCCCCTGGAAGAACTACCACCTGAACGACTGGATGGAGGAGGAGTACCGCCACATCCCGGGCAAGTACGTCCGCCTCACGGGCTACCCCTGCTCCTGGACCTTCTACCACCACCTGCGCGACGAGATCCTGCGGGAGTTCAGCCTGCACGAGCACGTGCGCGAGGAGGCCCAGGCCTTCCTGCGGGGCCTGCGGGTGAACGGGAGCCGGCCAGGCACCTTCGTGGGGGTGCACGTGCGCCGGGGGGACTACGTCCACGTCATGCCCAAGGTGTGGAGGGGCGTGGTGGCCGACCAGGGCTACCTgcgccaggccctgggctggttCCGGGCCCGCTACGGCTCCCCGGTCTTCGTGGTCACCAGCAACGGCATGGCCTGGTGTCGCGAGAACATCGACGCCTCCCGCGGCGACGTGGTATTTGCCGGCGACGGTATTGAGAGTTCACCTGCCAAGGACTTTGCGCTGCTCACACAGTGCAACCACACCGTCATGACCATCGGCACGTTTGGCATCTGGGCCGCCTATCTCGCTGGTGGAAACACCGTCTACCTGGCCAATTACACCCTCCCAGACTCTGCCTTTCTCAAAGTCTTTAAGCCAGAGGCAGCTTTCTTGCCAGAGTGGGTAGGGATCGCGGCTGACTTATCCCCACTGCTCAAGCACTGA
- the MAMSTR gene encoding LOW QUALITY PROTEIN: MEF2-activating motif and SAP domain-containing transcriptional regulator (The sequence of the model RefSeq protein was modified relative to this genomic sequence to represent the inferred CDS: inserted 1 base in 1 codon; deleted 2 bases in 1 codon) yields the protein MQQAEAERPFNSPGPVRTPLPSTAGILDSGPPGESRVLVLSWVSFMTQESPPPAFLPQTPGVPAPSPFSPRIQGLSYSYPLSPNPAEFTCRDSLGLPSDLAPCGVPALPPVQVPIPALAMTLAASSQRSQIIRSKFRSVLQLRIHRRYQDPISAQDPWISASGLALAPAPASSSSPSPFLFSPGVLLPEPEHGPWRSPKKESPKSAQRWKESKARGNLTYHQYMPPEPRQRSGADTQAKGAASGPPLWEGTNSQQPHPRTVARMKPTPLTPSPQGDPSPSPPTHKLELQTLKLEELTVSELRQQLRLRGLPVSGTKSMLLERMRGGAPPRERPKLRPEDGPAGAPWPRLRPKALGASRRPGSCKPGSSPAPGGPCPSRVREPSRRLRLALPASSAPASAALTLEEELQEAIRRAQLLPNRGIEDILEDPVEPDDPLPPIPLDFPGSFDVLSPSPDSEGLSSVFSSSLPSPTSSPSPAPRXPMDSLDWLEALSGGPPLGCGPPAPSIFSADFSDSSGPRLWDVLGDPW from the exons ATGCAGCAGGCGGAGGCAGAGAGACCCTTCAACTCCCCAGGACCTGTCCGGACCCCTTTGCCCTCCACGGCAGGGATCTTGGATTCCGGTCCCCCGGGAGAATCAAGAGTTCTGGTCCTTAGCTGGGTCTCCTTCATGACCCAGGAGTCCCCGCCCCCAGCCTTCCTGCCTCAGACCCCCGGAgtcccggcccccagccccttcTCCCCCAGGATCCAAGGCCTCTCGTATTCCTACCCCCTCAGCCCGAATCCTGCTGAGTTCACGTGCAGAGACAGCCTGGGACTTCCCTCTGACCTTGCCCCCTGTGgggtccctgccctccccccagtcCAGGTCCCCATTCCGGCCTTGGCAATGACCCTGGCGGCTTCCTCCCAGCGCTCCCAAATCATTCGCTCCAAGTTCCGTTCTG ttCTCCAGCTGCGGATCCACAGACGCTATCAGGACCCGA TCTCGGCTCAGGATCCCTGGATCTCGGCCTCAGGCCTGGCTCTGGCCCCCGCCCCAGCCTcatcctccagccccagcccttTTCTCTTCAGCCCTGGGGTCCTGCTCCCTGAGCCCGAACACGGCCCTTGGAGGTCCCCGAAGAAG GAGTCTCCCAAGAGCGCCCAGCGTTGGAAGGAGTCCAAGGCCAGGGGCAACTTGACATACCACCAATACATGCCCCCCGAGCCGAGACAGAGGTCTGGGGCAGACACCCAAGCCAAGGGGGCAGCCTCAGGGCCGCCCCTGTGGGAGGGGACAAACTCACAGCAACCACACCCCAG GACTGTCGCCAGGATGAAGCCCActcccctcactccctccccacAGGGAGACCCCAGCCCCTCGCCCCCGACACACAAGCTGGAACTTCAGACCCTTAAATTGGAGGAATTGACG GTCTCCGAGCTCCGGCAGCAGCTGCGCCTGAGGGGCCTCCCAGTGTCCGGGACCAAGTCGATGCTCCTAGAGCGCATGCGCGGCGGCGCTCCGCCCCGAGAGCGGCCCAAGCTGCGGCCGGAGGACGGTCCCGCGGGGGCTCCCTGGCCGCGTCTCCGGCCCAAGGCTCTGGGAGCCTCCCGGCGGCCGGGCTCG TGCAAGCCCGGTTCTAGTCCCGCGCCTGGCGGGCCGTGCCCTTCTCGCGTCCGGGAGCCCTCGCGGCGGCTCCGGCTC GCCTTGCCCGCTTCCTCCGCACCGGCCTCGGCGGCCCTGACTTTGGAAGAGGAGCTGCAGGAAGCGATCCGGAGGGCGCAG TTGCTTCCGAACCGGGGCATCGAAGACATCCTGGAGGACCCGGTGGAGCCAGACG ACCCGCTGCCCCCCATCCCCCTGGACTTCCCCGGCTCCTTCGACGTGCTGTCCCCCTCCCCGGACTCTGAAGGCCTCTCGTCTGTCTTCTCGTCCTCATTGCCGTCCCCCACGAGCTCCCCGTCCCCCGCTCCCC GTCCCATGGACTCCTTGGACTGGCTGGAGGCGCTGAGTGGAGGCCCCCCCCTGGGCTGtggccccccggcccccagcaTCTTCTCTGCCGACTTCTCTGACTCCAGCGGCCCCAGGCTGTGGGACGTACTGGGGGACCCGTGGTGA
- the LOC101444337 gene encoding galactoside alpha-(1,2)-fucosyltransferase 2 isoform X1 — translation MVRSVEISWALNKETKPQRERAELDWELPCRPRPTPCRRDQTAMLSAQVPFSFPAVHFLLFVFMTSTIFHLQQRLVKIQPMQELPGPVTQSPTTSHQLRGMWTVNVQGRLGNQMGEYATLYALAKANGRPAFIPAQLHSTLAPIFRITLPVLHADVASRIPWKNYHLNDWMEEEYRHIPGKYVRLTGYPCSWTFYHHLRDEILREFSLHEHVREEAQAFLRGLRVNGSRPGTFVGVHVRRGDYVHVMPKVWRGVVADQGYLRQALGWFRARYGSPVFVVTSNGMAWCRENIDASRGDVVFAGDGIESSPAKDFALLTQCNHTVMTIGTFGIWAAYLAGGNTVYLANYTLPDSAFLKVFKPEAAFLPEWVGIAADLSPLLKH, via the exons ATGGTCCGGTCCGTAGAAATTTCTTGGGCCTTAAATAAAGAGAccaagccccagagagagagagctgaGCTGGACTGGGAGCTACCCTGCCGCCCACGGCCCACTCCCTGCAGGCGGGACCAG ACAGCCATGCTCAGCGCTCAGGTACCCTTCTCCTTCCCTGCAGTCCACTTCCTTCTCTTTGTCTTCATGACTTCCACCATATTTCACCTTCAGCAGCGGCTAGTCAAGATTCAGCCAATGCAGGAGCTACCAGGGCCGGTGACGCAGAGCCCCACCACCAGCCACCAGCTCAGGGGCATGTGGACGGTCAACGTGCAGGGCCGCCTGGGCAACCAGATGGGCGAGTACGCCACGCTGTACGCACTGGCCAAGGCCAACGGGCGGCCCGCCTTCATCCCTGCGCAGCTGCACAGCACCCTGGCGCCCATCTTCAGGATCACCCTCCCCGTCCTGCACGCCGACGTGGCCAGCAGGATCCCCTGGAAGAACTACCACCTGAACGACTGGATGGAGGAGGAGTACCGCCACATCCCGGGCAAGTACGTCCGCCTCACGGGCTACCCCTGCTCCTGGACCTTCTACCACCACCTGCGCGACGAGATCCTGCGGGAGTTCAGCCTGCACGAGCACGTGCGCGAGGAGGCCCAGGCCTTCCTGCGGGGCCTGCGGGTGAACGGGAGCCGGCCAGGCACCTTCGTGGGGGTGCACGTGCGCCGGGGGGACTACGTCCACGTCATGCCCAAGGTGTGGAGGGGCGTGGTGGCCGACCAGGGCTACCTgcgccaggccctgggctggttCCGGGCCCGCTACGGCTCCCCGGTCTTCGTGGTCACCAGCAACGGCATGGCCTGGTGTCGCGAGAACATCGACGCCTCCCGCGGCGACGTGGTATTTGCCGGCGACGGTATTGAGAGTTCACCTGCCAAGGACTTTGCGCTGCTCACACAGTGCAACCACACCGTCATGACCATCGGCACGTTTGGCATCTGGGCCGCCTATCTCGCTGGTGGAAACACCGTCTACCTGGCCAATTACACCCTCCCAGACTCTGCCTTTCTCAAAGTCTTTAAGCCAGAGGCAGCTTTCTTGCCAGAGTGGGTAGGGATCGCGGCTGACTTATCCCCACTGCTCAAGCACTGA